The Leptolyngbya sp. 'hensonii' genome includes the window CAACTTGGCCTTTCGGCTGAGTTCCCTTCTTGAGTCAAACCTGCCTGATTAGGAGATGGGGGTATTCGGGGTTGGAATTCAGAGATTGAGTCAGGTGCTAAATGTCAGTTAACTAGATGGTTGTTGGAGTTGGGGTGATAACCCAGACAGCCAGACCGTTTGATTACCTAGACCATCCAGATGCGGGAGAGTTCATACAACAGTGTCTAGTTCATCAGGTAATAATAATTCATCAGGTGGCAACTCCTCAGGCGGTGGTTCATCAGGCGGCGGTAATAACCGGCGGATTACGACAGATGAGCAGCGACTGTATGACCATCTGCTTAGTTTGCTTGACGTAGAATCTCCTAGCGATCTGATTGAGCGCTTTAGAGCGCTATTTATTGATGGTGTGGGTTATCCGGATCGTCAGACCCCCCTCATTCTGGACAAAATTACGGCAGCTAAGTTTTCGGACCAGGATTTTAAGTTTGTCCTGAACCGTTGCTGTCACATTTTAATTAACCGATGGCAACAGCGATCGCAGTTTCAAGGCGCTATTCCTGATTTGATTGCCCTATTTGAAACCGATCCCTGCCCCTCGGTCACTGAGTTTGCTCGGTATAAATCGATTCGCCGATTGCGTGAATTGGTGGCCCAGTTTACCCAAACTGAGCAGTACCACACCCTGCGCCGTCTAGCTCAGGTGATGGCTCAAGCCAGTGAAGCCAATGGCGGGGTGGATAATCGACCGTTGGGAACGCTGATTCGTCGCTATCCTTACCTCTACGAACATTGCCTTCTGAGTGATGATTGCGGCTACGAACATCAGCAAACCATTCGCCAGATCCAAACACAGGTGCAGCGCCAGTTTGAGGTTGATCTGTCCCAATATGTCACCTACCGTGTCCGGCAATCTCAGATGGTGCGTTTAGCTCCCGCATCCAATGCGGTACGGAACCTGCGAGCGGTCAAGAATCCAACTCTGTTGAATGACAATGAGTTGAGCTATGCCCTCAAGCACTTTGTGGGCAAGGTGGAAGGACCGATGACTTACAGGGATCAGGCCCAGCGGTTCCTGAGCCAAAATAGCTATACGCCTTCTTACAAGACGTTCAAGAACGATCTGTACGAGTACATTACCTCGACGGTGGACTCCAGCTACGCCCGACGGCAGTTTGGCAATCAGTTACACGACCAGTTGAAGAATATCCTGCCGGATAATAACTCTCAGAAAGTTAGTGATTTTCTCATTGTGCGAACCTGTAGCCAGTTGCTGAATTTTCTGGTTGTGGAAAGTTCTCAAAAGCCTCAGCACTTTGTCTTCATTGACTTGATTACGAATATTGGCCCAACCTGCACGGTGGGAATTGTCCTCAAGATTGTCTTGATTTGTCGCAAAGTTAAGCCTTACCTGGAGAAGCGATTCTCCATCCTGTTTAACCACTACGAGTCTTCAACTCGGGATGCAGTGAATTGGTTGATTAAAGCTCTGGAAAACTTGAATGTAGCTTTAAGCACTAACTTTGGTAACGTTGATCTCTCATTTATCCGCTAAAGATGGCGGTAAAGACCTGAAGATCACGGGTGGGAAGCTGATGTAGGAGTGTAGGAGCGTTGCAGACAACGCTCCTATATTTTTTATCGGTTCACAGCCGAGAGATTTGTTAGCTTAGACTGGTCTGGGAGCGGCTTTCTGCTTCTGGATCCAAAGTTCGCTTGATGGTATGGGCATAGGGCAATGAGCACAGAGGCTAATGATTTCAATTGGGATGGGGATCAGACTGTGCCTGATTCGTTGGGCTCTGAGGCAGAACTTCAGGAGATTGTGCAGGGATTTGAGCAGATTCAAGCCGATCTGAACTATAAACAGGCAAAGTACGCCTTGCGTGAACTGGTGTCCCATCTTGATCTGACTCTGCAAGAACGGGTGGGGCTAGAACCAGAGATTCAAGGACTGGAAACGATGCTGGACAAACTAGAGTCGGAGATCGTTCACATCGCAGTTTTTGGCATGGTGGGACGGGGTAAGTCTTCTCTCTTAAACGCTTTGTTGGGAGAGCAGGTGTTTGAGGTGGGGCCAACCCATGGTGTGACCCGGCAAATCCACAGTGCCCACTGGATTGTCCAGGAGGGGTTACCCCAGACTCCGGCAGTTGGGTCTGATGTTTTAAGGGTTGTTCTGCATGGTTTGCATGACTCTCGCATTGAACTGATTGATACCCCCGGTATTGATGAAGTGGATGGGGAAAAGCGCGAGTTGCTGGCACGACAGGTGGCTCAACAGTCTGACCTGATCTTATTTGTAATTGCAGGGGATTTGACCCGTGTTGAATATGAGGCGCTCTCAACCCTGCGGGAAGCCAGCAAACCCATCCTGCTGGTTCTAAACAAGGTGGATCAATATCCAGAAGCCGATCGACTGGCCATTTATCAGAAAATCCGGGATGAGCGAGTCCGGGAACTTCTGTCTCCAGACGAAATTGTCATGGTAGCGGCTTCGCCCCTGGTGGCCCAGGCTATCCGTCATCCAGATGGGCGAGTGTCGGCTCATCTGCGGCGAGGGCAGCCCCAGGTGGATGACCTGAAATTGAAGATTTTGGAGGTTCTGGACCGAGAAGGTAAATCTCTGGTGGCGCTGAACACGATGTTGTTTGCCAGCGATGTGAATGAACAGTTGGTGCAGCGAAAGTTGGTGATTCGGGAGGATCGGGCTAATCAGGCGATCTGGAATGCCACGATTACTAAGGCGGTGGCGATCGCACTGAATCCCTTCACGGTGGTTGACCTGCTCGGTGCAGCGGTGATTGATATTGCCTTGATTCTGACCCTGTCTCGCCTTTATGGCATCGCGATGACGCAGCAGGGAGCTGTTGGATTGTTGCAGAAAATCGTGCTCAGTACGGGGGGAGTGGGAGCCACTGAGTTTTTGACCACATTGGGCCTCAGTTCTCTCAAAGGATTGCTGGGGGTTTCTGCTCCGATGACAGGGGGGGTGTCCTTGGGAGCCTATGTGTCGGTTGCTCTGGCTCAGGCTGGGGTGGCTGGGGTTTCCTCCTATGCGATCGGTCAGGTGACCAAGATTTACTTGGCTAATGGGGCCTCCTGGGGTAACGATGCGCCCAAAACAGTCGTCTCAAAGATTCTGGCTTCCCTGGATGAAGCCTCAATTCTGGCGCGGATTAAAGAGGAATTGAGGGCCAAGCTGGATTTGAAAGCCCGCGTCGGGGATTCTCCGGATGTAGATCCTGTAACAAAAGATTAGATTAAGTATTGTTAAATAGTGTAAAGAACTCTACTGGAACCGCGACTGGCTGGAATTTCCCCCCCGGATATGATGAGCTGGGAGTCTTCCAGAGGGTTCTGATTGTTAATCTTTAGCGCAAGTGAATTATGCTAACTCAACTGGAGCGTTTAACTACTGAAGTTGATGGTCGGTACGCAACAGATACCGAACTGCAGTTTGTCATGGACTATATCCACTCCTACAATCTGCGGATGAGTACCTACCTCAAGATCAAAGCTGCTGAAACAGATATGGTCCAGAAAGTGTACAACAAACTGCGGGGCTCATCTCCTGAACTTCTATTTAATGGTACGGAAGATATCAGTGGGAAATGGAAGCGAGATACCATCCGAGTTTTGCGTTACTCGGTTGTGGCCATGCTGATCAATGACCCCGAGCGATTGCAGGAACGCTTTCTGTTCTGGTTTCAGACAATTATGCGAGCTTTTGGAGCCCAACGGAGCTGTAAAGTGACCTATGAAATGATGCAGGAGGTAGTGCAGCAATACCTGACACCGGCTGAAGCGTCTCTATTCCTGCCCATCCTGGAGTTGAACCGGAAATTACTAGGAGGATGACCCCGTGTACGCAGTCATGCTTTGAATGATCTGCGCACAGTGATGGGGTGGATGCATACCTGGGCGATCCCGGAACAGGTTGCGATCGGCCAATCCTGGAGGGCATTTGACCTAGATGGGAATCTGCTGGACGACCATCTTGCAAAACGACTGGATGCCTTCGATCATAGCCTGGTGGATAACAGACAGAAATTGGGGAGGGTTTCTCAATGGGAACGGGCCGCTGCATAAGCAGAGAAGAGGTTAAGCTAGATTAGATAAAGTTCCAATTGCTTCCTGGAAGGCTGAATCGACAGTCTATTTCGGGAGGCCTGATGGCAGTCGTTTGTAAAAGGCAATCGGATATGAGAGGTCTCCCGAATCAGTCATCCCGGAAACCGTTGGCCCGTAGAAGCTCGACGATCGCGGGCTTTGTCATGGCCAGTTGGATCGTGTTGCAGGGGGTGACCCTGCCTGTACCTGCCAGAGCAGATGGGGCAGGCAACTCTATGTCCTACAGTGAGCTGTTGAAGAAGCTGGATGATAACCAAGTTGAGAGTATTGAGTTAGATCCAACTCGCAAAGTGGCTCGGGTTAAGTTAAAAGCGCCAGCCCAGAAGAAACCAGGGCAAGTTTTGGAAGTGCCCCTGCTGGAGGAAAATCCAGAGTTGATCGCGAAGGCGAGGGAAAAGGTTGATAGTGCTAACTTGCGGTTTGATATTCAACCCACGCCAGATAATAGTGCAGCTGCGAGTCTACTGGCTAATCTGTTACTGATTTTCCTCCTGATTGCAGGGTTGTTGATGATCCTGCGTCGATCGACCAGCGGTCCCGGGCAGGCGATGAGCTTTGGCAAATCCCGAGCCCGCTTCCAGATGGAGGCCAAAACTGGCGTCATGTTTGAGGATGTGGCGGGGATCGAAGAAGCCAAGGAAGAACTGCAGGAAGTGGTGACGTTCCTGAAGAAGCCAGAGCGATTTACGGCTGTAGGAGCCAAAATTCCCAAGGGTGTGCTGCTAGTGGGGCCGCCAGGAACTGGGAAAACCCTGCTGGCCAAGGCGATCGCTGGAGAAGCGGGTGTCCCTTTCTTCAGTATCTCTGGCTCTGAGTTCGTCGAGATGTTTGTTGGCGTCGGGGCCTCCCGGGTGCGAGACCTGTTCCGCAAGGCCAAGGAGAATGCCCCCTGCATCATCTTCATTGATGAGATTGATGCGGTTGGACGGCAGCGGGGTGCTGGCATTGGGGGTGGCAACGACGAGCGGGAACAGACCCTGAACCAGTTGTTGACCGAGATGGATGGGTTTGAGGGCAATACAGGCATCATCATCATTGCGGCCACCAACCGGCCTGATGTGCTGGATACAGCTCTGTTGCGCCCCGGTCGTTTCGATCGTCAGGTGATGGTGGATTTGCCGACCTTCAAGGGCCGACTGAAGATTCTGGAAGTCCATGCGCGCAATAAGAAACTGGCATCGGAAGTTTCTCTTGATGCTGTCGCTCGCCGCACGCCTGGATTTTCTGGTGCGGACCTAGCCAACCTGCTGAATGAGGCTGCGATTCTAACCGCCCGTCGTCGGAAAGAGGCGATCACGCCCCTTGAGATTGATGATGCCCTCGATCGGCTGACCATTGGCCTGAAACTTGCCCCTCGGATGGATGGCAAGGTGAAGTGGATGACGGCTTACCACGAAGTTGGACATGCTTTGGTGGCAACGATGCTCAAGCATGCAGACCCGGTGGATAAGGTGACGATTATTCCCCGTTCGGGTGGGATTGAGGGATTCACCAGCTTTTTGCCGGATGAGGAGCGTGTGGATTCTGAGGGACTGCTCAGTCGCGCCCTTTTGCTCGATCGCATCACGGTGGGTCTGGGTGGAAGAGCTACAGAAGCGGAAGTCTATGGCCAGAATGAGATTGATGCGGGGGCAACCGACGATATTAAGAAAGTGACCGATCTAGCCCGTAAAATGGTCACCCTGTATGGCATGTCCGATCTGGGTACCCTGGCATTAGAAAATCCCAATAGTGAAATCTTCCTGGGACGAGGATGGCTGGATCGGGCTGCGGAGTATTCGGAAGAGATTGCCGCCCGGATTGACCGCCAGGTGAGAACCATTGTGGTGCACTGTTACGAAGATGCCTGTCGGATTATTCAGGACAATCGGGCTCTGGTGGATCGGCTGGTGGAGCTGTTGCTGGAGCAGGAAACGATCGACGGAGATGAGTTTCGCCGTATTGTGGCTGAATCGACCCAACAAAAATTCCACACCGAAGTGAGTGAACACCCGTCAGCAGTAAGGGCCTGAAGAAACGGGGACTAGCGAGTTGCAAACTGCTGGCCCGTTTGTGCTGCGCTGTACTGCTGTGCATACATGGCTCGCAGCACCAGAGCTGGATCAACCCACTGGCCGTTATACTTGAGCCCCCAGTGCAAATGGGGGCCTGTTGTCCGGCCTGTCATGCCCACCCGACCAATCCGGGCTCCAGCTGGGATCATTTGCCCTTCCCAGATCTGAAGTCCTCCTTCCCGATCGAGCATATATTTACCGCCATTCCCAGTGGCTACATAGCCCTTCATGTGGCAGTAGACATGCTGCCATTCACCCGATTGGATGATCACCGAAGTGCCGCAGGCAGTCTTATCAGAAACCTCAATGACTCGTCCGGCCCACCAGTTGCGGACGTAGCTCCCTTCAGGGGCAGCCATATCCAGACCCCGATGAAACTCCTGACTGCGAGATCCATCGGGGGAGGAGCGATACCCATAGGGTGAAGTGTAAGCTTGAAAATTTTCTACCGGAAATGAACCAGCCTGCCAGCTTTGATTGGTTGCCTGGTTCATTTGGGCCAGAGGTTGACCCCGACCAGATTCTTCGGCGGTGACCGGCCCAGCGGGGACCCCGACTCCAATGACCCCTGCCGTGATGAGGCTACTGAGAATCAACCTCTGGCCCATACATGCCAGAGTGAACTTGCCCGCTCTGGGGCTCAGGGATTGCTGTTCAGACACTGATTTTGCACTCCTCATACGATCGAGTCTTGCGAGAGCTAGCCAAGAATTTGGGTGGACACCCGTCATCTCAGACGCTGGAGAGATTTTATTTGCTCCCCAAGCAAGATGAGCTGAGACTAAATTCCTAAGTTTGACGATGATCTAGCTAAATTTCCCTCGACCTGTCAACCCTTTCAGTCTC containing:
- a CDS encoding phycobilisome protein; translated protein: MLTQLERLTTEVDGRYATDTELQFVMDYIHSYNLRMSTYLKIKAAETDMVQKVYNKLRGSSPELLFNGTEDISGKWKRDTIRVLRYSVVAMLINDPERLQERFLFWFQTIMRAFGAQRSCKVTYEMMQEVVQQYLTPAEASLFLPILELNRKLLGG
- a CDS encoding M23 family metallopeptidase, with the protein product MSEQQSLSPRAGKFTLACMGQRLILSSLITAGVIGVGVPAGPVTAEESGRGQPLAQMNQATNQSWQAGSFPVENFQAYTSPYGYRSSPDGSRSQEFHRGLDMAAPEGSYVRNWWAGRVIEVSDKTACGTSVIIQSGEWQHVYCHMKGYVATGNGGKYMLDREGGLQIWEGQMIPAGARIGRVGMTGRTTGPHLHWGLKYNGQWVDPALVLRAMYAQQYSAAQTGQQFATR
- a CDS encoding GTP-binding protein, which translates into the protein MSTEANDFNWDGDQTVPDSLGSEAELQEIVQGFEQIQADLNYKQAKYALRELVSHLDLTLQERVGLEPEIQGLETMLDKLESEIVHIAVFGMVGRGKSSLLNALLGEQVFEVGPTHGVTRQIHSAHWIVQEGLPQTPAVGSDVLRVVLHGLHDSRIELIDTPGIDEVDGEKRELLARQVAQQSDLILFVIAGDLTRVEYEALSTLREASKPILLVLNKVDQYPEADRLAIYQKIRDERVRELLSPDEIVMVAASPLVAQAIRHPDGRVSAHLRRGQPQVDDLKLKILEVLDREGKSLVALNTMLFASDVNEQLVQRKLVIREDRANQAIWNATITKAVAIALNPFTVVDLLGAAVIDIALILTLSRLYGIAMTQQGAVGLLQKIVLSTGGVGATEFLTTLGLSSLKGLLGVSAPMTGGVSLGAYVSVALAQAGVAGVSSYAIGQVTKIYLANGASWGNDAPKTVVSKILASLDEASILARIKEELRAKLDLKARVGDSPDVDPVTKD
- the ftsH gene encoding ATP-dependent zinc metalloprotease FtsH; the protein is MASWIVLQGVTLPVPARADGAGNSMSYSELLKKLDDNQVESIELDPTRKVARVKLKAPAQKKPGQVLEVPLLEENPELIAKAREKVDSANLRFDIQPTPDNSAAASLLANLLLIFLLIAGLLMILRRSTSGPGQAMSFGKSRARFQMEAKTGVMFEDVAGIEEAKEELQEVVTFLKKPERFTAVGAKIPKGVLLVGPPGTGKTLLAKAIAGEAGVPFFSISGSEFVEMFVGVGASRVRDLFRKAKENAPCIIFIDEIDAVGRQRGAGIGGGNDEREQTLNQLLTEMDGFEGNTGIIIIAATNRPDVLDTALLRPGRFDRQVMVDLPTFKGRLKILEVHARNKKLASEVSLDAVARRTPGFSGADLANLLNEAAILTARRRKEAITPLEIDDALDRLTIGLKLAPRMDGKVKWMTAYHEVGHALVATMLKHADPVDKVTIIPRSGGIEGFTSFLPDEERVDSEGLLSRALLLDRITVGLGGRATEAEVYGQNEIDAGATDDIKKVTDLARKMVTLYGMSDLGTLALENPNSEIFLGRGWLDRAAEYSEEIAARIDRQVRTIVVHCYEDACRIIQDNRALVDRLVELLLEQETIDGDEFRRIVAESTQQKFHTEVSEHPSAVRA